GGATCATGGAGCTTGCCCCTGATGAGCGGTGCTATTTTCCTTACCATTATACCGGTGGCCATTATTCCTATGATCATCTGGCTCTCCCTGAAAACATCCTCAAGGTCCATGTCCCTGTGTATCAGCCTCACAGAGAACACTGTGGGGTCCTCCAGGAGCTTCTCCTTTATCCGCTCTGCAAGTTTCAGGGCCCTGTCCGTGAGGGTCATTATGGTCACGTTCATTGAATCACCCATATGATCCCGGTTACAAGGAGGAGGAAGATTGCAACTGTAACTGAACTGAGCTTAACAGCTTCATATATCTTCCGGGACCCGAGACTATCCAGAGGATCGCCAAGGACGTAAACATCAGGTTTTTCCAGCTGAACAGAGAGTGCTCCTGCAGCAGCAGCCATTGTGAAACCTGAATTTGGGCTTGGTGTTCTCCTTGCATCCCTCATAATGGTTTTGATTGATTTTCGCCAGTTCATGCAAAGGATGATGGCTGCGGGTATTATGAGCACGCCTGTGAGCCTTGATGGTATGTAGTTCAGGGCGTCGTCAAGTTTCGCAGGGAACCAGCCTATATACCTGCAGTAATGGTCCATGTATCCAACCATGGCATCAAGGGTGTTGACTGTGCGGTAGAGAAATGCGCCTGGCAGTCCCAGGAGGATGAAGTAGAAGAGGGGGGCTGTCACAGAATCTGTCAGGTTCTCGGTGAGGGTTTCAATCGCCGCTGATGCTATCTGTTCCTCTGTAAGGGATGATGTGTCCCTGCTGACAAGGAATGAGAGTTTTTCCCTTGCAACATCGGGGCTGCTTTCAAGGGCGCCTTTTATTTCAAGGGCAGATGCCATGAGAAACCTGATTGATATGACGGTTGAAAGAAGGAACCCTGATACAATAAACCATACTATCCCTTCAAGGTAGAATGTCAGAATGAGGGGTGCTGTGAAAACCGAAGCAACGGTGAAGGTAAGTAAAAATCCTGAGATACGTGTATTTCCAAGTTCACCCCTTAATATATCAATCAGATTACCCATATGGACCACAGGGTGTATCCTTACAGGGATTTCACCTATCAGAATGTCCAGCAGGACTGCCATCAGTATAACCGGGATCTGATCCATGGTAGAGAGTTTCAGTCAGGGGCCATATATAGATACCAGTC
The sequence above is drawn from the Methanothermobacter wolfeii genome and encodes:
- a CDS encoding cobalamin biosynthesis protein codes for the protein MDQIPVILMAVLLDILIGEIPVRIHPVVHMGNLIDILRGELGNTRISGFLLTFTVASVFTAPLILTFYLEGIVWFIVSGFLLSTVISIRFLMASALEIKGALESSPDVAREKLSFLVSRDTSSLTEEQIASAAIETLTENLTDSVTAPLFYFILLGLPGAFLYRTVNTLDAMVGYMDHYCRYIGWFPAKLDDALNYIPSRLTGVLIIPAAIILCMNWRKSIKTIMRDARRTPSPNSGFTMAAAAGALSVQLEKPDVYVLGDPLDSLGSRKIYEAVKLSSVTVAIFLLLVTGIIWVIQ